The following proteins come from a genomic window of Aspergillus oryzae RIB40 DNA, chromosome 4:
- a CDS encoding uncharacterized protein (predicted protein), whose amino-acid sequence MEKIIEGHALVARAVVVGNGKFQPALLVEPNWNQWSEDDPPRDLIAQIWPTVQDANRINPAHGRIMKNKIGVALKNKPFQTTPKGSTQRRLVTRDYEKEIEDIYTKQDDGFTEYQIPDTADLSGIQEFVRNVVSDALGFSSFSDQTDFYSLGFDSLQTMQLSRTFQGSICSCRPSTKSRAITAQNIYGNPNVEKLAKFLYGITSNVEQSTVARSEKIDALVQKYTIDLPEREAGTRKATDQHTVILTGSTGSLGNYLLHALLRNPSVVKVYCLNRSEAKNRQVKSFQEKGLEYDFSQGRVEFLVASFGEEKFGLSGPKYEEMLRTVTTVVHNAWRMDFNISVDSFEDVHIRGVRHFIDFSLQSIHNAHIFFMSSIGTIGGWTLTHGPSVPETPLEDCDVTLRQGYAEAKHICERICLAASQKAGVPTTLLRLGQIAGPTTENGMWNRQEWLPLIVATSKAMGKIPRTLGSMPVEWTPVVSFDTISLA is encoded by the coding sequence atggagaagatcatcgaggGACATGCCTTAGTTGCGAGAGCTGTTGTTGTAGGCAATGGCAAATTTCAACCAGCCCTACTTGTTGAACCCAATTGGAATCAATGGAGTGAGGATGATCCACCTAGGGACTTGATCGCCCAAATTTGGCCTACAGTTCAAGATGCGAACCGTATCAACCCAGCCCATGGACGGATtatgaaaaacaaaatcGGGGTAGCATTGAAGAACAAACCGTTCCAGACTACACCCAAAGGGAGTACGCAGCGACGGCTTGTCACTCGAGActatgagaaggagatcgaggatATTTATACAAAACAGGACGATGGATTTACGGAATATCAAATACCAGATACGGCTGATTTGTCTGGCATTCAGGAATTTGTCCGAAATGTGGTTTCAGACGCTCTCGggttctcctctttctcagacCAGACAGACTTTTATAGTTTGGGGTTCGATTCTTTGCAGACAATGCAGCTTAGCCGGACTTTTCAGGGCTCAATATGTTCGTGCCGGCCATCGACCAAATCTAGGGCTATCACAGCTCAGAATATCTACGGCAACCCCAATGTCGAAAAATTGGCCAAGTTTTTATACGGCATCACTAGCAATGTGGAGCAGAGTACGGTAGCGCGATctgagaagattgatgcTTTGGTGCAAAAATACACGATTGACCTGCCTGAGCGCGAAGCTGGTACACGCAAGGCGACGGATCAACACACTGTGATTCTTACTGGGTCTACCGGCTCACTCGGGAATTATCTGCTCCATGCCTTATTGAGAAATCCTTCTGTCGTGAAAGTTTATTGCTTGAATCGCTCAGAAGCAAAAAATAGACAAGTAAAGAGTTTCCAAGAAAAGGGATTAGAGTACGATTTCAGTCAAGGACGAGTTGAATTCCTGGTGGCATCTTTTGGCGAGGAGAAGTTCGGCCTCAGCGGACCGAAGTACGAAGAGATGCTTCGCACAGTAACTACAGTCGTCCACAATGCCTGGAGAATGGATTTCAACATCTCAGTTGATTCATTCGAAGATGTCCACATTCGCGGTGTCCGTCATTTCATCGACTTCAGTTTACAGAGCATACACAATGCCCACATCTTTTTCATGTCTTCTATAGGAACCATCGGCGGATGGACCCTCACCCATGGCCCATCTGTTCCTGAAACACCCTTGGAGGACTGTGACGTGACTTTGCGTCAGGGATATGCCGAAGCAAAACATATTTGCGAGCGTATCTGCCTAGCAGCATCTCAGAAAGCGGGTGTACCCACAACACTTCTACGTCTGGGGCAGATTGCCGGTCCAACAACAGAAAACGGCATGTGGAATAGGCAGGAATGGCTCCCGCTTATTGTTGCCACATCGAAGGCTATGGGCAAGATTCCTCGTACCTTGGGATCAATGCCAGTAGAGTGGACTCCCGTGGTAAGTTTCGACACAATCTCTCTAGCTTAA
- a CDS encoding uncharacterized protein (predicted protein) — protein sequence MDLQGQPIGQGPRSTKVTTDPEASRNPIQESSGPVIGDSLAAESATKGGVYSQNRGAQPLGVTGQQTTLNTKDTSAASELPSAPVGAARENLDRQEKYPEALGGQGDFPGPHLSTSGYVGGPTGSKQQQGTQQQSNASQNQQRGTANASGSGYQTRSKTSAAPSYAEDVVGDFSSKKPHGKNLQEGGFDDSNNASFTTDIGGENDPGRLATKGFQQKQTESGPTATPAGREQKGVDNQHWYQHLQSDQRA from the exons atggatCTCCAAGGACAGCCCATCGGTCAAGGCCCCCGCAGCACTAAG GTCACCACTGACCCTGAAGCCTCCCGCAATCCCATCCAGGAATCCTCTGGACCAGTGATCGGAGACTCTCTTGCCGCTGAATCTGCCACCAAGGGCGGCGTTTACTCTCAGAACCGTGGCGCCCAGCCTCTCGGTGTGACTGGCCAGCAGACTACCTTGAACACCAAGGACACATCCGCTGCCTCCGAGCTGCCATCGGCTCCAGTTGGTGCTGCTCGTGAGAACCTCGACAGACAGGAGAAATATCCCGAAGCTCTTGGTGGCCAAGGTGACTTCCCTGGCCCCCATCTTTCTACCTCCGGCTACGTTGGTGGCCCTACCGGTtccaagcagcagcaaggaaCCCAGCAGCAGTCCAATGCCTCTCAGAACCAGCAGCGTGGCACCGCCAATGCTAGTGGCAGTGGCTACCAGACCCGGTCCAAGACTAGCGCCGCACCATCATATGCTGAGGACGTGGTCGGTGACTTCAGCAGCAAGAAGCCCCACGGCAAGAACTTGCAGGAGGGCGGTTTCGATGACAGCAACAACGCGAGCTTCACCACCGATATTGGCGGCGAGAATGACCCCGGCCGTCTCGCTACGAAGGGCttccagcagaagcagacaGAATCTGGACCTACCGCCACACCGGCTGGCCGGGAGCAAAAGGGTGTCGACAACCAGCACTGGTACCAGCATCTGCAGTCTGACCAGCGCGCTTAA
- a CDS encoding uncharacterized protein (predicted protein) — protein MSDQTFHTTTQDIRKPESKVSQAHQGNVPKNSDVSAMKSLLSENTDKKQQIEQTKSNLPLPDQPPVASDWNSLDQRTVNVGSGRHQGPVSGEGNSALREPATAGSSVRQDGDELHKQTQPMGNVGRQGKDNLSDLPKDALAR, from the exons ATGTCCGACCAGACCTTCCACACCACCACTCAGGATATCCGCAAGCCGGAATCCAAGGTTTCCCAAGCCCACCAGGGAAATGTCCCTAAGAACTCAGATGTCTCAGCTATGAAA TCCCTCCTCAGCGAGAACACCGACAAGAAGCAGCAGATTGAACAGACCAAGTCCAACCTGCCTCTACCTGATCAGCCACCAGTCGCTAGTGACTGGAACTCGTTAGACCAGAGGACCGTCAACGTTGGTTCTGGTCGTCACCAGGGACCTGTTTCTGGCGAGGGCAACAGCGCTCTGAGAGAGCCCGCAACCGCTGGTAGCAGTGTCCGtcaagatggagatgaattGCACAAGCAAACCCAACCAATGGGCAATGTTGGGCGCCAGGGGAAGGACAATCTGAGTGATCTCCCCAAGGATGCTCTGGCACGGTAA
- a CDS encoding uncharacterized protein (predicted protein) translates to MPSSSRLPTPTSKLHHLLTPRPPRLCLLPLYSVWQPAAFHTPGSVRVRLNSGITQDWKGTSTDDHAVDRSKKNDNTDPTVEGASSGMKDREEYEGVARGDKPQAATEREGLKHWKKAKEEHPKAPEPIIGMNDERAQKGH, encoded by the exons ATGCCGAGCAGTTCACGACTCCCTACTCCAACTTCAAAACTACATCATCTGCTCACGCCACGGCCGCCACGTCTCTGCTTACTTCCGCTTTATTCCGTGTGGCAGCCAGCAGCGTTCCACACGCCTGGAAGCGTGCGCGTTCGCCTCAACAGCGGCATAACTCAAGATTGGAAAGGAACATCAACAGACGACCATGCTGTGGACcgaagcaagaagaatgataacACAGATCCCACTGTTGAGGGGGCTTCTTCTGGTATGAAGGACAGGGAGGAATATGAAGGAGTAGCGCGAGGTGATAAGCCTCAGGCGGCAACGGAGAGAGAAGGATTAAAGCATTGGAAGAAGGCTAAGGAGGAGCATCCTAAGGCACCTGAACCGATCATtggaatgaatgatgaaAGAGCCCAG AAGGGCCATTGA
- a CDS encoding uncharacterized protein (predicted protein): MKREYLPIETLSAWTRLNGISVDGVTFRKVRTEDGIDKGCAIVATGEKSNESSETGEVDTETLLRVPSDLILSLRLVETHAKSDRYLREVLDAVGDFGRKLVLRVWADMNRQLGVRF, translated from the exons ATGAAGCGTGAATACCTTCCCATTGAGACACTTTCTGCTTGGACAAGGCTCAATGGCATCTCCGTCGATGGGGTCACTTTCCGCAAGGTGCGAACCGAAGATGGCATAGACAAGGGATGCGCGATAGTAGCgacaggagagaagagcaaTGAGAGCTCAGAGACCGGAGAAGTAGATACAGAGACTCTCCTTCGAGTTCCCTCCGACTTGATTCTGTCGCTTAGGTTGGTTGAAACTCATGCCAAGTCTGATCGGTATCTGCGTGAGGTACTAGACGCCGTCGGCGATTTCGGAAGA AAATTGGTGTTGAGGGTATGGGCTGATATGAACAGACAGCTAGGGGTGCGATTTTGA
- a CDS encoding uncharacterized protein (predicted protein), with the protein MYRSRMVDLPSSGHAMVPCIDMANHASEDIVKALYEEDTEGNAVLQLRSGRKLHSDEEVTISYGDDKPASEMIFSYGFLESERGGAKQIFLNLDIPEDDPLIMAKKRVCKAPPGLRLFDAPTAERGSTDWDSPFVWWLCVNQEDGLEFEVLQTNDGGREVKVSWKGEEIKDPNDIKSLLAKDPLWDIFQLRAVVTVLDRLESHFLILRETQIMVEEINHNEDMLALFRPEVYNTINSLRELEGKLLEKGIEDLVQQRQDLMASEAVAAYLTQQQADDVEEDFS; encoded by the exons ATGTACCGATCGCGTATGGTGGATTTGCCCAGCTCTGGCCATGCAATGGTTCCATGCATTGACATGGCTAACCATGCATCTGAGGATATTGTGAAAGCTTTATACGAAGAGGATACAGAAGGCAATGCTGTGCTTCAGCTACGATCGGGGCGGAAACTTCATTCCGACGAGGAAGTTACTATATC GTACGGGGACGACAAACCAGCATCGGAGATGATATTCTCCTATGGATTCCTCGAGAGTGAGAGAGGAGGTGCAAAGCAGATATTTCTCAATCTGGACATCCCCGAAGACGACCCATTGATTATGGCCAAGAAACGAGTTTGCAAGGCACCGCCAGGACTTCGTTTATTCGATGCCCCTACGGCAGAAAGGGGTAGCACTGATTGGGATAGTCCGTTTGTCTGGTGGCTTTGCGTGAACCAAGAAGACGGGCTTGAATTTGAAGTATTACAAACCAATGATGGGGGTAGAGAAGTCAAAGTCAGTTGGAAAGGTGAGGAGATCAAAGATcccaatgacatcaaatCCTTATTGGCCAAGGACCCTCTGTGGGATATTTTCCAGCTTCGAGCTGTGGTGACTGTGCTGGATCGGCTAGAATCTCATTTTCTCATTCTTCGAGAAACTCAGATCATGGTTGAGGAGATCAATCACAATGAGGATATGCTTGCACTCTTCAGGCCTGAGGTGTATAATACAATTAACAGTCTACGTGAGTTGGAGGGGAAGCTGTTGGAAAAAGGGATCGAGGATTTGGTTCAGCAG AGACAGGATCTTATGGCGAGTGAGGCGGTCGCCGCATATCTTACCCAGCAACAGGCTGATGATGTCGAAGAGGATTTCTCGTGA
- the facB gene encoding C6 transcription factor FacB/Cat8 (predicted protein) has product MPGILPMKVIKVGNGAQSRIAQACDRCRSKKIRCDGIRPCCTQCANVGFECKTSDKLSRRAFPRGYTESLEERVRALEAEVRDLKNLLDEKDEKIDVLSRIHSFSPSSQHRAAASARSSSESVKSSAPDTNEGVIQVQEPVLVGELSDVETGIASIRGYSGRFILGKWLMDQGRLPPNVSTKALTASPTPIAASRTDQVIKTAPRLVSDQLINIFFQEWAPLYPVVHRPTILKAYEQYLSNTETLQGSKHDMAQLNLIFGIAALASTTRTNQDPTFFEDNWSPVLESLSGDVSVSTLQCYVLAQMYCMTKGDYTGLLRYRGSAVSLCHQLRLHQSQRRFSANALVAETRKKVFWCQYVVDRFTAALTGLPVLLREEDIHTEYPEDIDDENVTETGFLPTLPGESTRISSAIALFAACRVLNKALEDLYPSDGGYEIPISKLRSVAGQLDGWVKNLPPHLRLEFSQDKPSTNVTSSRSPLLSLVYYFIRSLIHRPAVCFGEEQIRSPSSLAVSDCSKRIVQILQLLDERRLCLSISINRRELVFSSGLGLLWQSIGLKRDSKLIKESQKLLTAIIDQLESESPAAAAEFSTLASALVSLDGGKRATSDKPREMSPPEQKPSRSPKKQLQALKSRLAASAGFGQPAKQDSPSRRNTISGASPHIAQRQIRSSSWASLPTPENLRLPGEKMYYPSHPLGYDQGHMLSSSVPSDVAHGAITMSDWEFVLSDMDRGYSNIFTGIYGGKECGDDAGPFASLTAEYAPKPDSMTAPMPVSHNDLQGLSPEAWSSSSNSDVAPTREMAAQSVLSYSDESMGSTEEAVPYNDLRLSPEEQANLLDPFQGVVIPAAEDEVTEYGLMNGWDRRLAV; this is encoded by the exons ATGCCTGGAATTCTCCCGATGAAAGTGATCAAGGTCGGCAACGGCGCCCAAAGTCGTATCGCCCAGGCCTGTGATCGATGCAGAAGCAAGAAGATTCGCTGTGATGGAATCCGTCCATGCTGTACGCAATGCGCCAACGTTGGTTTCGAATGCAAAACGAGCGATAAGCTCAGTCGCCGCGCTTTTCCCCGTGGGTACACCGAATCGTTAGAAGAACGAGTGCGAGCGTTGGAGGCGGAAGTGAGGGACTTGAAGAACTTATTAGACgaaaaggatgagaagatcgaCGTACTATCTCGGatacattctttttctccctcttcacAGCACAGGGCGGCTGCCTCCGCACGGTCGTCGTCTGAATCGGTCAAGTCGAGCGCACCCGACACGAACGAAGGTGTCATTCAGGTCCAGGAACCGGTATTGGTAGGCGAATTATCTGATGTCGAAACTGGAATTGCAAGTATTCGTGGTTATAGTGGTAGGTTCATCCTTGGAAAGTG GCTCATGGATCAGGGCCGATTGCCACCGAATGTCTCAACTAAGGCTTTGACAGCATCACCTACCCCAATTGCTGCCTCTCGTACGGACCAGGTCATCAAGACCGCACCGCGACTTGTGTCTGATCAACTAATTAATATCTTCTTCCAAGAGTGGGCTCCTCTTTACCCTGTTGTTCACAGGCCCACCATCCTTAAAGCCTACGAGCAGTACCTGTCGAATACAGAAACGTTGCAAGGCAGTAAGCATGACATGGCCCAGTTGAACTTGATATTTGGCATTGCTGCTCTTGCGTCAACT ACGAGAACCAACCAGGACCCAACATTTTTTGAGGATAACTGGTCGCCGGTCCTTGAATCGCTCTCAGGCGATGTGTCCGTCTCAACTTTGCAATGCTATGTTTTGGCTCAGATGTACTGTATGACCAAGGGCGATTATACCGGCCTTTTACGCTACCGTGGCTCTGCCGTCAGTCTTTGCCATCAGTTGAGACTTCACCAGAGTCAGAGACGCTTTTCTGCCAACGCTCTGGTTGCTGAGACGCGGAAAAAAGTGTTTTGGTGCCAATATGTGGTCGATCG CTTCACTGCTGCTTTAACTGGATTGCCTGTTCTACTCCGCGAGGAAGATATTCATACGGAATATccggaggatattgatgatgagaatgtCACCGAAACAGGTTTCCTGCCTACTCTCCCTGGCGAGTCCACTCGCATCTCTAGCGCGATCGCGTTGTTTGCGGCCTGCAGGGTCTTGAACAAGGCTTTGGAAGATCTATATCCCTCTGATGGAGGGTACGAAATTCCTATCTCGAAATTGCGTTCGGTTGCTGGACAGCTAGACGGTTGGGTGAAGAACTTACCTCCTCACCTCCGTCTAGAGTTTTCGCAGGATAAGCCTAGTACGAATGTTACAAGTAGCCGGTCGCCACTTTTG TCTCTCGTTTACTACTTCATCCGTTCATTAATTCATCGCCCGGCTGTCTGCTTTGGCGAAGAACAGATCCGTTCGCCGTCTTCGCTCGCCGTCTCTGATTGTAGCAAGCGCATCGttcaaatcctccaacttctcgACGAGAGGCGCCTTTGCCTTTCGATCAGCATCAACCGAAGAGAGTTGGTTTTCTCTTCCGGTCTCGGGCTTCTGTGGCAGAGTATCGGCCTCAAACGAGACAGCAAGCTTATCAAAGAAAGCCAGAAGCTGCTTACTGCGATCATTGATCAGTTGGAATCAGAGTCCCCAGCTGCTGCCGCAGAATTCAGTACCTTGGCTAGCGCGCTAGTCTCACTTGATGGTGGCAAACGTGCAACGTCCGATAAGCCCCGTGAAATGTCCCCCCCTGAGCAGAAGCCGTCGAGGTCTCCTAAAAAGCAACTGCAAGCCTTGAAGTCCCGCTTGGCTGCTAGCGCCGGCTTCGGTCAGCCTGCAAAGCAAGACTCGCCGTCACGCAGGAATACTATCTCCGGCGCCAGCCCTCATATTGCCCAGCGTCAGATACGGTCTTCTAGTTGGGCCAGCCTTCCTACCCCCGAGAACCTGCGCTTGCCTGGAGAAAAGATGTACTACCCGTCTCATCCTTTGGGATACGATCAAGGTCATATGCTTTCCAGCTCTGTACCCTCAGACGTCGCCCACGGAGCTATCACGATGTCCGACTGGGAGTTCGTTCTGAGCGATATGGACCGAGGTTATTCTAACATTTTCACCGGAATTTATGGTGGCAAGGAATGTGGTGATGACGCTGGACCTTTCGCATCCCTGACGGCCGAATACGCACCTAAGCCCGACTCTATGACAGCACCGATGCCGGTATCCCACAATGACCTCCAGGGACTGTCCCCTGAAGCTTGGTCTTCTAGCAGCAATAGCGATGTGGCCCCGACTCGGGAGATGGCGGCACAGAGCGTCCTGAGTTACTCGGATGAGAGCATGGGCAGTACGGAAGAGGCGGTACCCTACAACGACCTCCGGCTGTCCCCGGAAGAGCAAGCCAATCTACTGGATCCCTTCCAAGGCGTCGTGATTCCCGCCGCGGAGGACGAGGTCACTGAGTATGGACTTATGAACGGGTGGGATCGGCGGCTGGCCGTCTGA
- the tktA gene encoding transketolase tktA (transketolase): MGYTDLDQLAINTIRVLAVDATSKANSGHPGAPMGMAPVSHVLFNKFMNFNPQNPDWVNRDRFVLSNGHGCMLQYALLHLFGYQLSLDDLKNFRQLDSITPGHPEAHDTPGVEVTTGPLGQGFSNAVGLAIAQAHTAAIYNKPGYDLINNYTYTFFGDGCAMEGVASEAASLAGHLKLGNLIAIYDDNHISIDGDTKCAFTEDVMKRFESYGWHHVWVKDGDNDLEAIEKAIQECREVKDKPSVIRLTTTIGFGSKLQGTGGVHGNPLKADDAESVKAKFGFDPKQSFVVPQQVYDLYHKTASQGAAKEQEWNQLFEKYASEYKDEHADLTRRLAGKLPEGWEKSLPTYKPTDPAVASRKLSEAVLEKVHSVIPELLSGSADLTGSNNTRWKNAVDFQPPEYNIGDWSGRYLRYGVREHAMAAIMNGLAAYGTVIPAAGTFLNFVSYAAGAVRLSALSRVRVIHVATHDSIGLGEDGPTHQPIETLAHFRALPNCMVWRPADGNETSAAYYSALTSKHTPSILALTRQNLPQLENSSIEAALKGAYVAIEAPNAAVTIISTGSEVSIAIEAATYLKENHNVVARVVSVPCFEVFDAQDKDYKLKVLPDGIPVLSVEAASTMGWERYAHEQFGLNRFGASGPYKQVYEKFEFTPAGISKRALATIDFYKGHPVRSPINRAFQQIL; the protein is encoded by the exons ATGGGTTACACTGATTTGGATCAATTGGCTATCAACACGATCCGTGTTCTCGCG GTCGATGCCACCTCCAAGGCCAACTCCGGTCACCCCGGTGCCCCTATGGGCATGGCCCCCGTTTCTCACGTCCTCTTCAACAAGTTCATGAACTTCAACCCCCAGAACCCCGACTGGGTTAACCGTGATCGCTTTGTTCTCTC TAACGGCCACGGTTGCATGCTCCAATAtgctcttctccacctcttcGGCTACCAGCTCTCTCTGGATGACCTGAAGAACTTCAGA CAACTCGACAGCATCACCCCCGGTCACCCCGAGGCTCACGACACCCCCGGTGTTGAGGTCACCACCGGCCCCCTGGGTCAGGGTTTCTCCAACGCTGTTGGTCTGGCTATTGCCCAGGCTCACACTGCCGCTATCTACAACAAGCCCGGCTACGATCTCATCAACAACTACACATACACCTTCTTCGGTGATGGCTGTGCTATGGAGGGTGTTGCCAGCGAGGCTGCCTCTTTGGCTGGTCACCTGAAGCTTGGTAACCTCATTGCCATCTACGATGACAACCATATCTCCATCG ACGGTGACACCAAGTGTGCTTTCACTGAGGATGTCATGAAGCGTTTCGAGTCCTATGGCTGGCACCACGTCTGGGTCAAGGACGGTGACAATGACCTTGAGGCCATTGAGAAGGCCATCCAGGAGTGCCGTGAGGTTAAGGACAAGCCCTCCGTTATCCGTTTGACCACCACCATCGGTTTCGGTTCCAAGCTGCAGGGCACCGGTGGCGTTCACGGTAACCCCCTGAAGGCTGACGATGCCGAGAGTGTTAAGGCCAAGTTCGGCTTCGACCCCAAGCAGAGCTTCGTCGTCCCCCAGCAGGTCTACGACCTCTACCACAAGACTGCTTCTCAGGGTGCTGCTAAGGAGCAGGAGTGGAACCAGCTCTTCGAGAAGTACGCCTCTGAGTACAAGGATGAGCACGCTGACCTCACTCGTCGTCTTGCTGGCAAGCTTCCTGAGGGTTGGGAGAAGAGCCTGCCCACCTACAAGCCCACCGACCCCGCTGTCGCCTCCCGTAAGCTGTCCGAGGCcgtcctggagaaggtccaCAGTGTCATCCCCGAGCTGCTTTCCGGCTCTGCTGATCTGACTGGCTCCAACAACACCCGCTGGAAGAACGCCGTCGACTTCCAGCCCCCTGAGTACAACATTGGTGACTGGTCCGGCCGCTACCTCCGCTACGGTGTCCGTGAGCACGCCATGGCTGCTATCATGAACGGTCTTGCTGCCTACGGTACCGTCATCCCCGCTGCCGGTACCTTCCTGAACTTCGTCTCCTACGCTGCCGGTGCCGTCCGTCTGTCCGCTCTCTCCCGCGTTCGCGTCATCCACGTCGCTACCCACGACTCCATCGGTCTGGGTGAGGACGGTCCTACTCACCAGCCTATTGAGACCCTAGCTCACTTCCGTGCTCTCCCCAACTGCATGGTCTGGCGTCCCGCTGATGGCAACGAGACCAGTGCTGCCTACTACTCTGCTCTCACCTCTAAGCACACCCCCAGCATTCTGGCCCTTACCCGTCAGAACCTGCCCCAGCTTGAGAATTCCAGCATTGAGGCTGCTCTGAAGGGTGCGTACGTCGCCATTGAGGCCCCCAACGCTGCCGttaccatcatctccaccgGTTCCGAGGTCAGCATCGCCATCGAGGCTGCCACCTACCTCAAGGAGAACCACAACGTTGTTGCCCGTGTCGTCTCCGTTCCTTGCTTCGAGGTCTTCGATGCCCAGGACAAGGACTACAAGCTCAAGGTCCTCCCCGACGGTATCCCCGTCCTCTCCGTCGAGGCTGCCTCCACCATGGGCTGGGAGCGTTACGCTCACGAGCAGTTCGGTCTCAACCGCTTCGGTGCCTCCGGCCCTTACAAGCAGGTCTACGAG AAATTCGAGTTCACCCCTGCCGGTATCAGCAAGCGCGCCCTCGCTACCATCGACTTCTACAAGGGCCACCCCGTGCGCTCCCCCATCAACCGTGCTTTCCAGCAGATTCTGTAG
- a CDS encoding spermidine synthase (spermidine synthase), which translates to MWPGQAMSLKVNQILHHEKSKYQDVLVFESSDYGTVLVLDNVIQCTERDEFSYQEMITHLAMNSHPNPEKVLVIGGGDGGVLREVVKHDTVKKAILCDIDEAVIRVSKKYLPGMSIGFQHPNVEEFVGDGFEFLKTHKNEFDVIITDSSDPEGPAESLFQKPYFELLRDALRDGGVITTQGCSSPFLPVCLWLPERFPVFFFSLSLPLSPSLCCYIPIFCTTFALQFLPDPSPPLLLSLLTAHK; encoded by the exons ATGTGGCCTGGTCAGGCCATGAGCCTCAAGGTCAACCAGATCCTGCACCACGAGAAGTCTAAGTACCAGGATGTCCTCGTCTTCGAGAGCAGCGACTACGGCACTGTCCTCGTTCTGGACAATGTCATCCAGTGCACTGAGCGGGATGAGTTCTC CTACCAGGAGATGATCACCCACCTCGCCATGAACTCTCACCCCAACCCCGAGAAGGTCCTGGTCATCGGTGGTGGAGACGGCGGTGTTCTCCGTGAGGTCGTCAAGCACGATAccgtcaagaaggccatcCTGTGCGATATCGATGAG GCCGTCATCCGTGTCTCTAAGAAGTACCTCCCCGGCATGAGCATCGGCTTCCAACACCCCAACGTCGAGGAGTTCGTCGGCGATGGCTTTGAGTTCCTCAAAACCCACAAGAACGAGTTCGacgtcatcatcaccgacAGCTCCGACCCTGAGGGTCCTGCTGAGAGtctcttccagaagcccTACTTTGAGCTCCTGCGCGATGCGCTCCGTGACGGAGGTGTCATCACCACACAAGGTTGTTCGTCGCCTTTCCTTCCTGTCTGCCTGTGGCTCCCCGAAAGATTCcccgttttttttttttctttatctctccCCCTAtctccctctctttgctGTTATATACCTATTTTTTGTACTACCTTTGCCCTGCAATTTCTCCCTGACCCCTCTCCacccctcctcctttccttgttgaCTGCACACAAATGA
- a CDS encoding uncharacterized protein (predicted protein): MSDIVEERCPPTTVVPFLEILVGANKGRNKGVDSFDIWKAVNRHFGNSNTKIIFPFLSLPFELRLIIYDYYFELETTNTSKKLIDNIAPQGENRLSLMITNHQIYSEARKVLYTNFAFGLKSVPHLRHFFNNLRGYSYKIIRKLQIEDISAEHVNTLAQVLSGQGLLGVRSLKLIATPHYMGPASLRTQVGRSRKRLVYPVFKKKLCIAVDKLFYRSGLSIPKPPTLILVDFRKDPAWDVIFPRFWSVSVTWKE, encoded by the coding sequence ATGTCAGACATTGTAGAGGAAAGATGCCCACCCACTACAGTGGTGCCGTTCCTGGAGATCCTGGTGGGGGCAAATAAGGGCAGAAACAAGGGCGTCGACAGTTTCGACATCTGGAAGGCTGTGAACAGGCACTTTGGGAACAGCAATACCAAGATcatttttcccttcctctccctcccctttGAGCTTCGCCTCATTATCTACGATTACTACTTTGAGCTAGAGACCACAAACACCAGCAAGAAGCTGATAGACAACATAGCTCCCCAGGGGGAGAACAGGCTCTCTCTAATGATTACCAACCATCAGATCTATTCCGAAGCTCGCAAGGTTCTCTATACGAACTTTGCTTTCGGGCTGAAAAGCGTGCCTCATTTGCGACACTTCTTTAACAATCTCCGAGGCTACAGCTACAAGATCATCCGCAAGTTGCAGATTGAAGACATTTCTGCTGAGCATGTGAACACGCTTGCGCAGGTACTATCTGGTCAAGGATTACTAGGCGTCCGATCTCTGAAGTTGATAGCAACGCCACACTATATGGGTCCAGCGTCTCTGAGGACCCAAGTCGGAAGATCTAGGAAGCGTCTCGTGTACCCGgtgttcaagaagaagttgtGCATAGCGGTGGACAAGTTGTTTTATCGCAGTGGTCTTTCAATTCCTAAGCCACCGACACTGATCTTGGTTGATTTCCGTAAGGATCCAGCATGGGATGTTATATTTCCTAGATTTTGGTCAGTCTCTGTTACCTGGAAGGAGTAG